Proteins encoded together in one Terriglobus saanensis SP1PR4 window:
- the dprA gene encoding DNA-processing protein DprA encodes MQQSSSVAESNTVTESKAVRNRQGPQKSEDRLAWMALILTPGIGQARALRAMSRLRQPSDLLRADLTQLEGLGMPGSSAGYIADGKAKTVAEEEIERISQAGADFITYDDIAYPERLREIYDPPAVLWHRGDIRLLAYAGIAVVGTRQPSPYGAGMAQMLSRDLANRGMAIFSGMARGVDTYAHKGALEANGKTVAVWGTGIDVIYPKENKRLAEEILQGGGAIVSEYPLGTFPAPQNFPIRNRILSGMSVGVLVVEAAEHSGTRITARCALEQNRDVYAVPGNVTNKNAWGPNTLIKQGAKLTATWEDVWEELPSQVRVELEGRVGGGSESKAGGTASLFPEQGNGLALSTAEQKVYDLLRMDESIQLDLLIESLEGILPSAEIFNALFELELAGKVRQIPGKNYLRTF; translated from the coding sequence ATGCAGCAGAGTTCCAGTGTGGCAGAGAGCAACACCGTTACGGAAAGTAAAGCAGTACGAAACAGGCAGGGCCCCCAAAAATCCGAAGATCGACTGGCCTGGATGGCGCTCATCCTGACCCCTGGCATCGGACAGGCCCGTGCGTTGCGCGCGATGTCTCGTCTGCGCCAGCCGAGCGATCTCTTGCGTGCAGACCTCACCCAGCTTGAAGGTTTGGGCATGCCCGGAAGTTCGGCGGGTTACATCGCGGACGGCAAAGCGAAGACCGTAGCCGAAGAAGAGATCGAACGCATCTCCCAGGCGGGAGCAGACTTCATCACGTACGACGACATCGCGTATCCGGAGCGGCTGCGCGAGATCTACGATCCTCCGGCAGTGCTTTGGCATCGGGGAGATATCCGTCTGCTTGCCTACGCCGGGATCGCCGTTGTGGGCACAAGGCAACCTTCGCCCTACGGTGCCGGGATGGCGCAGATGCTCTCGCGTGACCTCGCCAACCGTGGCATGGCGATCTTCAGCGGCATGGCGCGCGGCGTGGACACCTATGCCCACAAGGGAGCGTTAGAAGCTAATGGGAAGACCGTTGCCGTCTGGGGAACGGGCATCGACGTCATCTACCCCAAGGAGAACAAGCGTCTGGCAGAGGAGATTCTGCAGGGCGGCGGCGCCATTGTGAGCGAATATCCCCTCGGGACCTTTCCCGCGCCGCAGAACTTCCCCATCCGCAACCGGATCCTTTCGGGAATGTCCGTGGGAGTTCTCGTCGTGGAGGCCGCCGAACACTCCGGCACGCGGATCACCGCACGTTGCGCGTTGGAGCAGAACCGCGACGTCTACGCCGTACCTGGAAACGTGACCAACAAAAACGCCTGGGGACCGAACACCCTCATCAAACAGGGAGCTAAGCTCACAGCGACGTGGGAAGATGTCTGGGAGGAGCTTCCGAGCCAGGTCCGTGTGGAGCTGGAAGGCAGGGTAGGGGGCGGGTCTGAATCGAAAGCCGGGGGTACCGCATCTCTATTTCCGGAGCAGGGCAATGGTTTGGCCCTGTCCACAGCAGAACAGAAGGTCTACGATCTGCTGCGGATGGATGAGAGCATCCAGCTCGATCTGCTGATCGAGAGCCTGGAGGGGATTCTCCCTTCGGCGGAAATCTTCAATGCTTTGTTCGAGTTGGAGCTTGCTGGCAAGGTGCGGCAGATCCCCGGGAAAAATTATCTGCGGACCTTTTAG
- a CDS encoding YqaA family protein codes for MQNLLSSHAALAVFAFAGRSTFMADFFKLGAIGLFLLSVVDASFVPLPLPGASDLLIALLAARQHAWLILTLAATAGSVLGGAACYYVGSLGGVHMLEKRVPARYFGRITHWVEKNAFLAVAVPAILPPPFPLIPFVLAAGALKMPKRKFFMAFTISRALRHGLFAWLGLHYANKLKFVWTLFESRWAAVVLIVFWIAIIAAVVYGIWSLVRTTRANRSNTRQPEPA; via the coding sequence ATGCAAAATCTCCTCTCCAGCCACGCCGCTCTTGCTGTCTTCGCCTTCGCGGGACGCAGCACGTTCATGGCGGATTTCTTCAAGCTGGGGGCGATCGGTCTCTTTCTTTTATCCGTTGTAGACGCCTCTTTTGTTCCACTTCCTCTGCCCGGTGCAAGCGATCTGCTCATCGCTCTTTTGGCGGCACGCCAGCATGCGTGGCTCATCCTCACGCTGGCGGCTACGGCCGGTTCCGTTTTGGGAGGGGCCGCGTGTTACTACGTAGGCTCTCTCGGCGGCGTCCACATGCTGGAGAAGCGCGTTCCAGCCCGGTACTTCGGGCGCATCACGCATTGGGTGGAGAAGAATGCCTTCCTGGCGGTGGCTGTTCCGGCGATTCTGCCCCCGCCCTTTCCCCTGATTCCGTTTGTGCTGGCGGCTGGAGCGCTCAAGATGCCGAAGCGCAAGTTCTTCATGGCCTTTACAATTTCGCGCGCTCTGCGGCACGGCCTCTTCGCGTGGCTGGGCCTGCATTATGCGAACAAGTTGAAGTTTGTCTGGACGCTCTTTGAGAGCCGATGGGCCGCAGTGGTCCTGATCGTTTTCTGGATCGCCATCATCGCGGCAGTCGTCTACGGGATTTGGAGCCTGGTTCGCACCACCCGTGCGAACCGCTCCAATACCCGGCAGCCTGAGCCCGCCTAA
- a CDS encoding beta-ketoacyl-ACP synthase III, whose protein sequence is MSLTLKVRVPVRAKISAVGTYVPPKLLTNADLEKMVDTNDQWIQERTGIRERHIVDPGVATSDLAVEAAKRCLAMRGIDASEIDAILVATVTPDMTFPATACLVQNKLGAPHAWGFDLSAACSGFVYALQVGAKFVESGAHKKVLVIGADVMSSIIDYTDRSTCILFGDGAGCVLLEPCEGDEVGLVDFWHEVDGSGGASLNMLGGGSLHPTSQETLDKRMHYIHQDGQAVYKFAVRKMAEAAEKILERNGIEGSELACFIPHQANKRIILSTAERLGMPVDSVIINIDRYGNTTAATIPLAIGTALEEGRLKKGGLVLLASVGAGFTVGATLLQWEF, encoded by the coding sequence GTGAGCTTGACCTTGAAGGTGCGCGTTCCGGTGCGCGCAAAGATCTCCGCCGTGGGAACGTATGTTCCGCCTAAGTTGCTGACCAACGCCGATCTGGAAAAGATGGTGGACACAAACGACCAGTGGATCCAGGAGAGGACCGGTATCCGCGAGCGTCATATCGTGGATCCGGGCGTGGCGACCAGCGATCTCGCGGTAGAGGCGGCCAAGCGATGCCTGGCGATGCGCGGCATCGATGCGAGTGAGATCGACGCGATCCTCGTCGCGACGGTAACGCCGGATATGACCTTTCCAGCTACCGCCTGCCTTGTACAGAACAAACTCGGTGCGCCGCATGCCTGGGGGTTCGATCTCTCCGCAGCCTGTTCCGGATTTGTCTACGCGCTTCAGGTGGGTGCTAAGTTCGTGGAGAGTGGAGCACATAAGAAGGTACTGGTAATCGGCGCCGACGTCATGAGTTCGATCATCGATTACACCGACCGATCCACCTGCATTTTGTTCGGCGATGGTGCAGGTTGCGTGCTGCTGGAGCCGTGTGAAGGCGATGAAGTCGGTCTCGTGGATTTCTGGCACGAGGTAGACGGTTCCGGCGGAGCCAGCCTCAACATGCTCGGCGGCGGCAGTTTGCATCCCACCAGTCAGGAGACGCTGGATAAGCGCATGCACTACATCCATCAGGATGGACAGGCGGTATACAAGTTTGCCGTCCGCAAGATGGCAGAGGCCGCGGAGAAGATCCTTGAACGCAACGGCATCGAGGGATCGGAACTCGCCTGTTTCATCCCGCATCAGGCGAACAAACGCATCATCCTGTCGACTGCGGAACGGTTGGGAATGCCGGTGGATTCGGTCATTATCAACATCGATCGCTACGGAAACACTACGGCTGCAACGATCCCGCTTGCGATTGGAACGGCGTTGGAGGAAGGTCGCCTGAAGAAGGGTGGACTTGTGCTTCTGGCCAGTGTCGGCGCGGGCTTCACCGTCGGCGCGACGCTTTTGCAGTGGGAGTTCTAG
- a CDS encoding TIGR03790 family protein, which produces MTTFARISIPAPFHKSTRTKLFPLALVVGVMLGAIAFPCQAATPNQVLVIINNSSPTSRAIGMQYAQKRGVTDVLRVQCIDSSRSQDNETIGFAEYQQQIETPIRAYLQTHTQINFIVTTRGVPIRVSGGQTGEAFSGTTETSLDSTLAALDYDKLAGAELITFNDPAGFAVGTAWKNRYWNANEPFTHAKFGGYLVTRLDGYTLPDAEALTTHSLAAEKGLKPGKFLLDVQPDFVINDPNEQPRPLPSPIITEESAFADFNADMVKAGQNLMTRGFSVDLDLNEAFVGNQTNLLSYWSWGSNDPFFNQAAYNSLKFTPGAIGDTAVSTSARSFFPQSFGQSMIADLIHQGITGVKGYTDEPLLQAISSPSIALDRYTRGFTLAESFYAASNFVGWTDVVVGDALSHPYPSQPATTSHK; this is translated from the coding sequence ATGACCACCTTTGCTCGTATTTCCATCCCCGCCCCCTTCCACAAATCAACCCGAACGAAGCTCTTTCCCTTGGCTCTTGTCGTCGGAGTAATGCTTGGCGCCATCGCCTTCCCTTGCCAGGCGGCAACGCCGAACCAGGTGCTGGTCATCATCAACAATTCAAGCCCAACTTCGAGGGCGATCGGCATGCAGTATGCCCAGAAACGAGGCGTGACTGATGTACTGCGTGTTCAGTGCATTGACTCTTCTCGGAGCCAGGACAACGAAACGATCGGTTTCGCCGAATATCAGCAACAGATTGAAACTCCCATTCGTGCCTACCTGCAGACGCATACCCAGATCAACTTCATCGTGACAACCAGAGGTGTCCCGATCCGCGTCTCTGGCGGGCAGACAGGCGAGGCATTTAGTGGAACGACGGAAACTTCGCTGGACAGCACACTTGCCGCGCTGGACTACGATAAGCTGGCTGGCGCCGAACTCATTACTTTCAACGATCCAGCTGGTTTCGCCGTCGGAACCGCCTGGAAAAATCGTTATTGGAATGCAAATGAGCCTTTCACGCATGCGAAATTTGGCGGCTACCTTGTCACCCGTCTGGATGGCTACACTCTTCCAGATGCGGAGGCATTGACCACTCATTCGTTGGCAGCGGAAAAAGGACTCAAGCCGGGTAAGTTCCTGTTGGACGTTCAGCCGGACTTCGTGATCAACGACCCGAACGAACAACCCAGACCTCTTCCAAGCCCAATCATCACGGAAGAAAGTGCTTTTGCCGACTTTAATGCAGATATGGTGAAGGCTGGTCAGAACCTTATGACGAGGGGCTTTTCAGTGGACCTTGATCTGAATGAGGCCTTCGTAGGAAACCAAACCAATTTACTTAGTTATTGGTCCTGGGGCAGTAACGACCCCTTTTTCAATCAGGCGGCCTATAACTCTCTGAAATTTACTCCGGGGGCCATAGGAGATACTGCAGTTTCGACGAGTGCCCGTAGTTTCTTTCCGCAGAGCTTTGGTCAATCCATGATTGCCGACCTTATCCACCAGGGAATCACTGGAGTGAAGGGTTATACGGATGAGCCATTGCTCCAGGCCATCTCCTCTCCTTCCATCGCCCTGGACCGATACACGAGGGGTTTTACCCTTGCCGAAAGCTTCTATGCCGCCTCTAATTTTGTGGGGTGGACAGATGTTGTTGTCGGAGATGCGCTCAGCCATCCCTATCCATCACAGCCTGCAACAACGTCCCACAAGTAA
- the rimO gene encoding 30S ribosomal protein S12 methylthiotransferase RimO codes for MDPNSTNAAVLEAPFSDKLRVGFVSLGCPKNLVDSEVMMGMLHHAGAELTPAASDADVIVINTCSFIDSAKQESVNTILEMVQHKVANGGRAQKIIVAGCLVERYRDEIMKNIPEVDAVVGTGELDGILAAAGIHQPKNDSPFNILSESSLIDRAPSAVHKHSQTEVNEQASRAEGNLREQQGRFSRMDWDGATAALPSYLYDDETPRILTTPRASAYIKIAEGCDHPCGFCIIPQLRGKFRSRRIGSVLAEAASLLKQGVREITLIGQDTTCYGEDLGMKDGLATLLEALATMNVEGIGPIKWLRFLYAYPNKVTTKLLETIAAHDNISKYLDVPLQHAAAGTLKRMKRGGSGAIFLKMIEKARNIVPGIVIRTSFIVGFPGETAAEFEELESFIQQARIDWLGVFTYSDEEGAAAFDLGEKVPKRTIEARRRRIMRTQQKISAKAREQWIGKQMEVLVEGVSEETDLLWEGRTMLHAPEIDGKVLINDFGDHETLVPGSFYRCEITEAHDYDVVARILD; via the coding sequence ATTGATCCCAATTCGACCAACGCAGCCGTGCTCGAAGCCCCGTTCAGCGACAAACTCCGCGTAGGCTTCGTCTCGCTTGGCTGCCCGAAGAACCTCGTCGACTCCGAAGTCATGATGGGCATGCTTCACCACGCGGGCGCGGAGTTGACTCCCGCCGCCTCGGACGCCGATGTCATCGTCATCAACACCTGCTCCTTCATTGATTCGGCCAAACAGGAGAGCGTCAATACGATCCTGGAGATGGTGCAGCACAAGGTCGCCAACGGCGGACGCGCGCAGAAGATTATCGTGGCCGGATGTCTCGTCGAACGGTATCGCGACGAGATCATGAAGAACATCCCTGAAGTCGACGCGGTCGTCGGCACAGGCGAGCTTGACGGCATCCTGGCCGCTGCAGGCATTCATCAGCCGAAGAACGATTCCCCTTTCAATATTCTGAGTGAATCCTCCCTCATCGACCGTGCACCTTCGGCGGTCCACAAGCACTCTCAAACGGAAGTGAACGAGCAGGCCTCGCGCGCGGAAGGCAACCTCCGCGAACAGCAGGGCCGCTTCTCGCGCATGGACTGGGACGGCGCGACTGCTGCGCTTCCCTCCTACCTCTACGACGACGAGACGCCGCGCATCCTCACGACGCCGCGCGCCTCCGCGTACATCAAGATCGCCGAGGGCTGCGATCATCCCTGCGGTTTCTGCATCATCCCGCAGTTGCGCGGCAAGTTTCGCTCGCGCCGCATCGGTTCCGTTCTTGCGGAAGCAGCATCACTTCTGAAGCAGGGCGTTCGCGAGATCACGCTGATCGGCCAGGACACGACCTGCTACGGCGAAGATCTGGGCATGAAGGACGGCCTGGCCACGCTGCTCGAAGCACTCGCAACCATGAACGTGGAAGGCATCGGCCCCATCAAGTGGCTCCGCTTCCTCTATGCCTATCCGAACAAGGTCACGACGAAGCTGCTCGAAACCATCGCGGCGCACGACAATATTTCGAAGTACCTTGATGTTCCCCTGCAGCATGCCGCTGCCGGAACACTCAAGCGGATGAAGCGCGGCGGTTCGGGCGCGATCTTCCTCAAGATGATCGAGAAGGCTCGCAATATCGTTCCCGGTATCGTGATCCGCACCAGCTTTATCGTCGGCTTCCCCGGTGAGACGGCTGCGGAGTTCGAGGAACTAGAAAGCTTCATTCAACAGGCCCGCATCGACTGGCTCGGCGTTTTTACTTACTCCGATGAAGAAGGCGCAGCGGCCTTCGATCTGGGTGAAAAAGTCCCGAAACGGACCATCGAAGCGCGCCGCCGCCGCATCATGCGCACGCAGCAGAAGATCTCTGCCAAGGCGCGCGAGCAGTGGATCGGCAAACAGATGGAAGTGCTCGTCGAGGGTGTCTCGGAAGAGACCGACCTTCTCTGGGAGGGCCGCACCATGCTCCACGCCCCCGAAATCGACGGCAAGGTGCTCATCAACGACTTCGGCGACCACGAAACTCTGGTTCCCGGCAGCTTTTATCGTTGCGAGATTACCGAAGCTCACGACTACGACGTGGTCGCCCGCATTCTCGACTAG
- a CDS encoding DNA gyrase inhibitor YacG: protein MATQKTLHCPICRKDVALDDPNVPFCSDRCRVIDLGKWASGEYKITSPILDPDVLADLDNAQLRKLNEDTDDDD from the coding sequence ATGGCAACCCAAAAGACCCTCCACTGCCCGATCTGCCGCAAAGACGTCGCCCTTGACGACCCCAATGTTCCCTTTTGCAGTGACCGATGCCGCGTCATCGACCTGGGGAAATGGGCCTCCGGCGAGTACAAGATCACCTCGCCCATCCTCGATCCCGACGTGCTCGCTGATCTGGACAACGCCCAGCTTCGTAAATTGAACGAAGATACGGACGACGATGATTGA
- a CDS encoding phosphatidylglycerophosphatase A family protein encodes MIDPAIEEMTHSTVGLGGVHRTRWAWLVGTFFGAGLLKPGPGTYGSIAATLIWYAVARSVHPLHLVAITLVMALAATLIGIPAATRVAVESGRKDPQIVVIDEVAGQWLALALMPPRWEYALLGLLLFRLFDITKPPPVRQLERLPQGTGIVVDDLAAGAYALIVATIVLHFTGR; translated from the coding sequence ATGATTGATCCGGCCATCGAAGAGATGACGCACTCGACCGTGGGCCTTGGCGGAGTCCACCGGACGCGCTGGGCCTGGCTTGTCGGCACCTTCTTTGGCGCGGGCCTGCTCAAGCCAGGACCCGGCACCTACGGCTCCATTGCCGCGACATTGATTTGGTATGCCGTCGCGCGCAGCGTGCATCCGCTGCATCTGGTCGCGATCACATTAGTCATGGCGCTTGCTGCAACGCTGATCGGCATTCCTGCGGCAACACGCGTTGCCGTGGAGAGTGGACGCAAGGACCCCCAGATCGTCGTGATCGACGAGGTTGCGGGTCAGTGGCTTGCGCTGGCGTTGATGCCCCCCCGATGGGAGTACGCCTTACTCGGCCTTCTTCTCTTCCGGCTCTTCGATATCACCAAACCCCCACCCGTTCGTCAGCTTGAACGCCTTCCGCAGGGAACAGGCATCGTTGTGGATGACCTTGCCGCAGGAGCTTATGCACTGATCGTCGCGACGATAGTTTTGCATTTCACAGGACGATAA
- a CDS encoding helix-turn-helix domain-containing protein, giving the protein MEHPETPDLPPNTVNAANVDEVIEAKSIGSRIRSLRLRRSMGLVDLGSAAGLSASFLSQLETGRVVPTLRNLARIASVFDKDLSYFFRDEKKSFFRISRAENRIRLPAGEKSNPVLLAESMSVLIPDRSTIPCIADFLPGRTGDAFHPRSSAGLEFIYIIEGSLTVRTDQETEVLEETDSAWLDGAARREYECTSKGPAKALIITFPKDAAVAN; this is encoded by the coding sequence ATGGAACATCCCGAAACTCCTGATCTTCCGCCAAACACAGTGAATGCAGCCAACGTCGATGAGGTCATTGAGGCCAAATCGATTGGTTCGCGCATCCGCAGCCTCAGGCTCCGCCGTTCTATGGGGCTGGTGGATCTCGGCAGTGCCGCAGGACTCTCAGCTAGTTTTCTTTCGCAACTGGAGACCGGCCGGGTCGTTCCTACTCTGAGAAATCTGGCACGCATCGCCTCCGTCTTCGACAAAGACCTCTCCTACTTTTTCCGCGACGAGAAGAAGAGCTTTTTCCGGATCTCGCGCGCGGAGAACCGCATTCGCCTGCCCGCTGGCGAGAAGAGCAATCCTGTTCTGCTCGCCGAAAGCATGAGCGTCCTGATTCCGGATCGCAGCACGATTCCCTGCATCGCGGACTTCCTTCCTGGAAGAACCGGTGACGCATTCCATCCGCGATCCTCCGCCGGTTTGGAGTTTATTTACATCATCGAGGGATCTCTCACCGTCCGCACGGATCAGGAGACGGAGGTACTTGAAGAAACGGACTCCGCCTGGCTGGATGGCGCCGCCAGGCGTGAGTATGAGTGCACCTCCAAAGGTCCGGCAAAGGCCCTGATCATTACCTTTCCGAAAGACGCTGCCGTCGCAAACTGA
- a CDS encoding competence/damage-inducible protein A, which yields MIAEIIAVGSEMLTPFRQDTNSLALTAELNLLGVQVAFKTVVGDSLEHLTDVARIALSRADIIVFSGGLGPTEDDLTREAAASALGLKLVRVEAIIAGLHERFAARKIPITPNNLRQADVLEGAESLPNANGSAPAQWLDTAFRAPNTETAHRKIVILLPGPPKEQQPIFHDQCVPRLRLLLPQRAIAKRMLRIALAPESQIDARVSPIYKTYPDVETTILFTLGEIQLHFLCAKATLEEAQQRVDELTEKCERELDDLVFSATGESLETVVLLLLGMRHLTLATAESCTGGLVAERLTRVPGSSRTFLGGAVVYADEMKTKFADVPAELIRQHGAVSEEVARALAEGIRRRTGASLGIGITGIAGPGGATLNKPVGRVYLGLADGISVEVKQLDLTGDRERVRWFAAQHALNMLRHKLM from the coding sequence ATGATCGCTGAAATCATCGCAGTGGGCTCGGAGATGCTGACGCCCTTCCGGCAGGACACGAACTCTCTCGCGCTCACGGCAGAACTCAACCTCCTTGGCGTTCAGGTGGCCTTCAAGACGGTCGTTGGCGATTCTCTGGAACACCTCACAGACGTTGCCAGGATCGCGCTTTCACGCGCGGACATCATCGTCTTCTCCGGCGGTCTGGGGCCAACGGAAGATGACCTGACCCGCGAAGCCGCAGCCTCTGCACTCGGCCTGAAACTTGTTCGCGTTGAAGCCATCATCGCGGGCCTGCACGAGCGATTCGCGGCACGCAAGATTCCGATTACGCCGAACAATCTTCGCCAAGCCGACGTACTCGAAGGCGCGGAGAGTCTGCCAAACGCCAATGGTTCCGCGCCCGCACAATGGCTCGACACCGCCTTCCGCGCACCGAATACAGAGACGGCGCATCGCAAGATCGTCATCCTGCTTCCGGGGCCACCGAAAGAACAGCAGCCCATCTTTCACGACCAGTGCGTCCCACGCCTGCGCCTCCTGCTTCCGCAGCGGGCGATCGCAAAGAGGATGCTTCGCATCGCCCTTGCACCGGAGTCGCAGATCGACGCGCGCGTCTCTCCGATCTACAAGACCTATCCCGATGTGGAGACCACGATTCTCTTCACCCTCGGAGAAATTCAACTTCACTTCCTCTGCGCCAAAGCGACGTTGGAAGAGGCCCAGCAGCGCGTTGATGAGCTGACGGAAAAATGTGAGCGCGAACTGGACGACCTGGTCTTCTCCGCAACCGGGGAGTCGCTCGAAACCGTCGTCCTGCTTCTGCTTGGCATGCGCCACCTCACCCTGGCCACGGCAGAGAGCTGTACGGGAGGTCTCGTAGCGGAACGGCTTACCCGCGTACCGGGTTCCTCGCGTACCTTTCTTGGCGGCGCGGTGGTCTACGCCGACGAGATGAAGACGAAGTTCGCGGACGTTCCCGCCGAGTTGATCCGCCAGCACGGCGCTGTGAGCGAAGAAGTCGCCCGCGCCCTCGCGGAAGGCATCCGCCGTCGCACTGGCGCGTCCCTGGGCATCGGCATCACCGGCATTGCAGGGCCCGGCGGAGCTACCCTGAACAAGCCCGTAGGCCGCGTCTATCTCGGTCTTGCCGACGGAATTTCCGTCGAGGTCAAACAACTCGATCTCACCGGAGACCGCGAACGTGTACGCTGGTTTGCCGCACAACACGCGCTGAATATGTTGCGTCACAAGTTGATGTAA
- the plsY gene encoding glycerol-3-phosphate 1-O-acyltransferase PlsY has protein sequence MHIWIIALVIAYLLGSIPFGYLLVLVFRKEDIRATGSGNIGATNVARSGAKGLGALTLFLDALKGFLAVVIARHLAQQLTSPQDYKLVALAGVVVVIGHIFPVWLGFRGGKGVAAALGVFLAWAPLSALIAVAVFLAIVFLTKYVSVASLLAGYVFVVIAIATDNKHLLFVDLCYVAIPVIVTLKHHGNIRRLMAGTENRFGSKA, from the coding sequence ATGCACATCTGGATCATTGCTCTCGTCATCGCCTATCTGCTCGGTTCCATCCCCTTTGGATACCTGCTTGTCCTCGTCTTTCGCAAGGAAGACATCCGCGCCACAGGTTCCGGCAACATTGGAGCGACCAACGTAGCGCGGTCCGGAGCCAAAGGTCTGGGCGCGCTCACGCTGTTTCTTGACGCCCTCAAGGGCTTTCTCGCCGTCGTCATCGCGCGGCATCTCGCCCAACAACTCACCTCACCGCAGGACTATAAGCTCGTCGCCCTGGCAGGCGTCGTCGTCGTGATCGGGCATATCTTTCCGGTCTGGCTCGGCTTCCGTGGAGGCAAAGGCGTGGCCGCCGCGCTTGGCGTCTTTCTCGCATGGGCTCCGCTCAGCGCCCTGATAGCCGTCGCGGTCTTCCTCGCCATCGTTTTCCTCACGAAATACGTCTCTGTGGCGTCTCTGCTGGCGGGGTATGTCTTCGTGGTCATCGCCATCGCGACGGACAACAAGCATCTCCTCTTCGTCGATCTCTGCTACGTCGCTATTCCCGTCATCGTTACCCTCAAACATCACGGCAACATTCGCCGCCTAATGGCAGGCACAGAAAATCGGTTCGGAAGCAAAGCATGA
- a CDS encoding NAD(P)H-dependent glycerol-3-phosphate dehydrogenase codes for MSKIAVLGAGAWGTAIAISLVRRGGHEVCLWAHSPAHADEMRVTRDNMRYLAGFVLDPSLTLPLSLEEAVTGADVIVSVTPSQHLRATIAEIAPLLQPHQVLVSASKGIEDDSHLRMSQVMQSITGNPVATLGGPSFAREVAAGMPTAAVIASADLALAQRLQTEFSSESFRLYSNADIVGVELGGALKNVIALAAGVATGLNLGSNTAAALMTRGMAEITRLAIACGAEQKTLAGLAGMGDLVLTCTGTLSRNRTVGVELGKGRKLPEIIESLNGKVAEGVRCTSAALGLASVHGIEMPITEQMNQVLHHNQAPLDAIRALMTRPGKDE; via the coding sequence ATGAGCAAAATCGCAGTCCTCGGTGCCGGTGCCTGGGGCACCGCCATCGCTATCTCCCTCGTTCGCCGCGGCGGTCACGAAGTCTGCCTTTGGGCCCACTCCCCCGCACATGCGGACGAGATGCGCGTCACCCGCGACAATATGCGTTACCTCGCAGGCTTCGTTCTGGATCCTTCGCTGACGCTTCCGCTTTCTCTTGAAGAAGCCGTTACAGGCGCGGACGTCATCGTCTCCGTCACGCCGTCGCAACATCTCCGCGCCACCATTGCCGAGATCGCTCCGCTCCTGCAGCCGCATCAGGTCCTTGTTTCCGCCAGCAAGGGCATTGAAGACGACAGCCACCTGCGCATGTCCCAGGTGATGCAGTCGATCACCGGCAATCCCGTGGCGACGCTGGGCGGCCCCTCCTTCGCGCGCGAAGTCGCCGCAGGCATGCCTACCGCCGCCGTCATCGCTTCAGCCGACCTTGCACTGGCTCAGCGCCTGCAGACGGAGTTTTCGTCGGAGTCCTTCCGCCTCTACAGCAACGCAGACATTGTCGGCGTCGAACTCGGCGGAGCCCTCAAAAACGTCATCGCCCTGGCTGCGGGCGTGGCCACCGGTCTGAACCTGGGTAGCAACACCGCCGCCGCTCTGATGACGCGCGGCATGGCGGAGATCACGCGCCTTGCCATCGCCTGCGGAGCGGAGCAGAAGACGCTCGCCGGTCTAGCCGGCATGGGCGATCTCGTCCTCACCTGCACGGGCACCCTTTCGCGCAATCGCACCGTGGGCGTGGAACTTGGCAAAGGCCGCAAGCTCCCGGAGATTATCGAGAGCCTGAACGGCAAGGTCGCCGAGGGCGTTCGCTGCACCTCCGCTGCGCTGGGCCTCGCCTCTGTCCACGGCATTGAAATGCCCATCACGGAGCAGATGAACCAGGTCCTCCACCATAACCAGGCTCCCCTGGACGCTATCCGCGCCTTGATGACCCGTCCCGGCAAGGACGAGTAG